The DNA window AGTATTATTTTGAACTTACCATCTGCTTCTACTGTTCGGTCTCCAGTACTGAAATCCGACTCTAATGGTCGTGCCATAAGAATAGGAAGTAGCTCTGCAACCGCATTTTTTATAGCAGTTTTCATGTCAGCAGTAAGTGTATCACGGTACATCCTCAACACGGTAGGAAGCTTAgcctaaaaagaaaaaaaaaacaattggatCATCAGAATGCATACACTGTATCCAGGGGTAAAACCATTTCCACCaatgttaattatataaaactaaACAATGAATAAATGTTCAAACAAAATTGTGATTAAATGTTAGCTATCAACAACTGGAATAAGTTAGCTAGATGTAATCTATTGcttctttttgttttctttaatattaatgggatttaaatGGTGAAGATGTCTTGTTCAAAAAAATGGTGAAGATGTAAGAGAACACACCTTAAAATGCTTCAATAGAAAACATTTCAATTGTGTTAAATTTCTTTGCAAAAATTTCCAAGAAAGGCACAGTATAGGAGAGAAAGGCATGTGCAACAACAAGGACAATCTCCAACTAAAGACCCATAATTACATGTAGGCTTTGTGTTTGTGGTGGAACCCTTAAGGGGTCATTTGGTTAACTAAATTTTGAGGGGGGGATCTTAAGGAAAATGAGAATGGTTCCCGGTCTTTGTTTTTGGTTGGAAAAATACATGAAAATAGAATGTGATTCCATTCCATCATCAATAAGAATTACCCATTTCCATTCTCCCCCGTGGGAATTGATTTCATTCTCATTTTTCTTCAACTCTCATTCCCATCTCTTACTCCACCAAACAATATAGAATATGAAATCAATTAATCCTATTTTCATTCTCTCATTCTCATTTCCAACGTTTAACCAAACAGACCCTAAGAAGGCTATAAAGTCCGTCCCAGTTCACTGAAAAAGATTACTCCTTTAATTTGGCCTAAATATTCCACCAACCTAAAAAAATACCAGGCGCCTAATGGCTAATACTCATGTGAAGATAGATAGTAAGGAACTACTCCATTTAATATTTTGTCTCCATAGGTAGGACAAGCATAATATAGTATTTGCAATCTGGAGAGCTTACATTGTTAGACCCATAGAGGCTAACTCCATTTATCACAAATGGGCACCAAAAGAATATGCCTTCTCTAATCAAAATTgcatttaatatcaattttcaCACAAACACATGTATGTGTGtatatatgtaaatatatatCTCGTACACACATGAAAACCAACCCAAGTAATTTCACTATGATGAATCATCAAAATATTAGCATAGGTGGCATAGAAGAGGATTTTCCAGTTAGCCACATCTAATTTACAAGAATCCAGATGTCACCAAAATCTGCATATATAGCAGTGAAACTTTCAATTTAAAACGCTAAAACAAGCTCAAGTAATAATTAAAGCAGTGTCAGACTAGAccaatattatataattattcttGATCATACTAGCAACAAAAGGGCACATTTTAAGGGAGCTTGGAACCTCCACGAAGAATAAAAGACAGGGTATTAAAATGATTAGTATGCATCATACTCACTGTTCTAAGCAGCCCAACAATGTGAGGAAGGAGACGATCACGGAAATTAGAGGTTTCCTCTTCATCCAGAGTAACCTGCTAGCAAGAAAAGTTAATAAATTacacattttcatataataaGGAACAATAAAGTGAAACAAccacaaaaaattaaatcatgGAGAGGattttaaatatgtaaaaaaaaaagagcacATGAAAATCAATTAAGGGAAGACAACAAAAGCATCACATGTTTTACTGTTTCAATACtcatcaattgctaaaaataaggGGAAATTAGGAAAAGCACCAAAACTAATTGAGTATATGCTTTTGGGTCTTATTTGAGATTCGCGCTTGAATCTTAAGATGCAGAATCACTCACAAACCATGGAATCAATAACAGCAAAACCAATCAACTCTTGGTTGATGCATCGTAAAATATCATAAATACACTACAGTGACTGTTGGCAATGTAGCAACATACATATATTACAAACAAATAAATCAGATCATTTCTTTAGCTACTACAATACAAGTCTCTGGTGAAAAGATTATTTATACAAACTTATGAAAAATGTGCACACTTCGTCAAAACTAGAAAATAGACACATAAAATTCAGCTTACATCAACATCTCTTCCATTAGTGAAACGAGAATCCCTGACTTTGGCTTTAGATATAATAACCTCATCAGTATTCACAGCATCATGTATTGCAGAATGCATAAACTCTGCTGAGAGGATACtacaaaattaaatgtaaacAGTTATTATAAAGTACAACAATGAAATTAACTTtgttttttatacaaattttaagaatttttttactCAAATGAAGCAACTAGCAAAAGCTACAAAAAAGAATCTGGTAAAACAGCACTGCAACAAAGGTCAAACTcaataacatttaaaatggtCAAGTCCAACATGATAGTTCATCAAACTCCAAAACCTAACCAACTCAGTTGAGAGCTCGGTGACCGTTCAAGAAAAATCCGCCAATGATTGATAGGCCATTCCTTCCCATCCGTAGgtgaagaaagaaaataaaagttcCATAAATTGTGGAATAAATATGTGACAGATAAAAAAAAGTGCATTACAGTTATATTAACTGTAATACATGACATAAACGGGGGAAAAGTAACTATTGAGTAGCATATTCTCAACCACATATATATGGGTGACTTATTTTATGCAATATGTAAATCTCACTACTCTCTTTTGAAAGATAAAATACCTGTTAATGGAATCTATTGAAGTTGCTACATGATCCCGAAGGTGACGAAAGCAATGTAGACCAGTAAGCTCATCCCCATCCTGTCAAAGACACAACGTACAAGTTAAGGACCAAAATGAATAACTTGGAAAAAAATCCACAAACAAAAAAGAATATCAAAATTACACGTAGGCATAGTATAGAGAAAAAAGTTTCTGTAAGGTTAATaacaaacaacaaaacaaaGACCACATCTTGGGGAAAAGAATAGAGGAAAACAAACCTAATTTCCAAAAACAAACTGGCTCATTTATTTGTGTCATAGTCAAATTCCACAAGATGCTATAAACCCCTAAAATGCTATCCGCATTTTATAATGCATAAAGAGACGAATTAAGTATGTATTTCAACACAAATGCAACTTAAGCACGGAGCAATtctttgccaaataaaaaaggcATTTGAATGGCTAAGGTATAGCATGATGTTTACCATGAAACGCTCATTGTTAGGTGATATTACTTCAGTTATTGCCAATGCCATCTACTAAGAAAAGATCCATTGAAATAGCTTTCAAGAAAATGGGGTCTTTTACACCAATCATAAAACCAAGCAGGGATGTCATATGCAAGCAACCCAATGCTGAAGTAAAGGTAACGTCAGATGTTTCACGTACACAGGAAGATACGCATCTAGAAACAACAAAGATGACTATACAAGTAATATGGCTATGAATGCAAATCCATAGAACTTATTTTCCATTTGATCATGCGAAATACAAGATACAACAACAATTCAGTGTCTATCAGTAGTGCAAAGGtactattttaaatatgaaattttaaagggaaaagggtcatttatgcccctaaggtTTGCCTCCAGAGCAAGCAAGCCCTCAACGTtcgaaaaggttcaaatattgCCCCTAAGGTCTTAAAAGGTGAACAACTAGGCCCCCATTTTGACTGATAAATGAGACGCTGGGGGGCTGATTGTTGAAATTGGGGGGCCTGGTTGTTCCCTTTTTAAGAAGTTGggagcatatttgaacctttctagACGTTAAGGGCTTACTCTGGAGACAAGCCTTAgaggcataaatgacccttttcccaaatttaaaaaaaaaattggaacacATAGTTAGTGTTAAACAAAGctagaaatttaaatttaaattttaacaaatcaaaactaaatAATGATAGAATTgtattttagaaatatatggTATTGACTGCAAATTAGTAGGCAAACCTTTGAGGACACAAATGTAAGTTAGAAAGAACTCTAAGAGCCTACACATCATAGAAATTCCAAGGGCCATCACATCATACAACACGTATTGGCCAAGGTCAATTTCAAAGTTTAAAATCTGTGAATGTGAGATACTAAGAGCACCAGTTCTcccttttggatttttataacCAAATTGACAttcataaaatgaaaaaagaagagAATGGGAAAAGAACTGGAATATGAAAAAGAATGACCACTTCTAAGCAAAGAAAACGATCAACGTTTTCCTGGAAACAAACTTGAGGCTTACCAACATATGTTGCAAATCATCAGTGACATCTAAAGCTCCTGAACAATCTGCAGATGCGACCAGCTGCACGACAGAAGCCAAAACTGCTTATATTTTCAGTCATCAAGAAAATCACAACTTAAAATCAGATATAGAATATGAAGGGGAAAAAAGCAACATAATGTTTGCATGGGTAGAATAATCCTTAAAATTGTTACATGAAACTGTTTATCATTTCTTCTCGAGGCATACAGCATTTCTGTATAAATTTAAGCATATATAGTGTAAATACTAATTTGAAGAATCGGAGCATGCCATACTAAATGAGAACCCATAAACCGAAGAACTTTTATGCAACTGTGATATCAACAGATAATTGCAATTGTTAGGATAAGCATTCTGAAgcataaataaaacaaacagaGTTGTATTAAAATTGACCTATGTCCATTTCTAAATCAATATATATGTCTATAAACCCCAAAACTGAAAAAGCAAGAGTTTAATTCGATTTACCTATGTTCATTCAATTCTCAAGTGCATATAGAAAGAAGTAAAATCATGGCATTAGTGACACAATTTGCAATAATTCACTTGAATTCCAACTCCTAGGCATGATTTATTCCAAACCAAACCTACACTACCACAGAAGCTAGTGTTCAATCATATCAAAATTACAGCATACACAGCATTCAATACCAACAATTACAGTACATAACCAGCCAAACAAACATCAACCAACAGAGATATTTACATTTTACCGAAAAACAAGAGATAATAATTACCAATTTCAAAGCAGAAAGAGCTTGATTCACATATAAAATAACCCTCAATTTATGCTGCAAACCCAACAAATCACTTCTATTAACATTCAACTCCTGAATATTCCTCGCGGACTCAACTAAATCCTTATCCAAAAGCCTAATAGTCTCCTTCAACTCTCTAATCCTGCTACACCCTTCCACAATCTTCACATTGAGATCCTGCAGCTGCCCTTGCGCCTCGAAAAACGAATTGGACCGCAACGAAATCTCCTTCACTAAATGCAACTCAACCACATCCAAATACTGTGATAACTTCTCTTGCAAAACCACATTCTCACTCACATTAGAAAACGGACACGCTGCTCGAAAAGTCGGTCCGTCTTCCAATCGAAAATCCTCTTTAAAATACAAAGCCGGAACCTCTCGTAAACACGCAACCAACGCTTCACCTTGACCTGaataattactattattactaCTAGTAATATCTTGACCTATATTGCTGTTTTCTTTAGTGTTGTGCTCCTGAATGTCTTCGAAACGTGAGTACGATTCGGAGATGGATGATAAGTAGGGTTTGAAATCGGATCTTGTTAATTCGGAGGATTTAGCGATTAACGGAGTGAATTCCGGTGGAGGAACGGAGGCAGAGGAGGAGGAGCTCCACCAGGCGGTCCAAGATCCTTCGGCGGAGTAGACACCGGACTTACCGACGTGCGGATTGTTGAGAATTGAAGAGAGGCTTTGGATTCCGACGTCGGAGACTGACTTAGCTAAAGTTGATGAGGTTGGTGAATCTTGCGGTGACCTTCCCAATTGTGAATGGGAAGGTTTTGAATCCATTTCTGTTGTTTTTCAGATTAGCAATAGAGTACTGAATTTTGTTTACAGATCTAATGTAATTTGATTTAGTTAAAGTTGGATCTCAAGGTGTGATAGTATGCTGCttttttagtttgtttaatGGCTTTATCAAATGGGACTGGTTCGATCAAGCAAATTTGTGTTTGTGTAATGGTGCTGGTGGGAAATTTTGATCTGAAGATTCTGAGAAAGAGAATGGTGGAGTGAGAGAGAAGAGAGATGGTTAGTGGCCTAGCTGGGCCGGGTGCTAGTTCAGTGCTTCCTAATGGATTAATTCCAAAAATGTACTagtataacttttttttttggggctttttgtcCAAACAACCAACTTATACTAATGAGGGAATTAGACTCAGTActtgattatcaaaaataattccaaaaatacttgagcatcttttttttttctgtcaacacttgatcccatctttttatttcatctagcacttgattccacctttttatttcatccaccacttgatttcacttttttatttcatccaacactTAATCCAACTTTTTTATTTCGTCCAGCatttaacttcatttttttattcatccaacatttaactccattattttaagatttagaatttagattttaggattttaggggtttagggtttatgattttagggttagggtttagtatGATTTAGgatttagcatgatttagggtttagggtttagcatgatttagggtttaaggtttaagatttagaatttaggatttagggtttagcatgttttagggtttagagtttggagtttagggtttaggctttaggctttagcatgatttagggtttagggtttagtatGATTTAcggtttagggtttagagaaataagattttaagtgttaggtttaatgtttttattaaatcaagtgctaggtgcaatttattttcttttgtaagtattgtccgcaaataaaaacgaacataagtatttttgagattattttaacaaaatcaagtatttttcaacttttcccTATCCTAATTTAGAGTTTTTTAGACAAATTACGGGCTTAGCCCGTAATAATTCGAAAGATACGGTTATGAGTTGAAGAAATTACACGGTATaccaagaaaacaaaaaatatttacattaataCCAACCTTAAAAAGTATTTACATATGTAAGTTTTTATATTACATAtctacaaatttaatttttttatttacaaatagaTTATAAAACGTGGTTTCTTTTAACTTAAATAACTGCAACAAGAAAACCGACTATGAAGATCGTGCAAAAACCCGTTTCTCAGTGAATTAAATACATTAGTTTCTTTCAATAAATCATCAGGCGATTCCTGTTTATATCTTATAAAAAGGTTGGGATTTACTAATTACCTCTAATTATGATTGGTACAAGAAGAGGGTCTTCTTCAATGTTGAAATCAAAGAAGAGGAAATTGAAGATAATTCAAGATGTGGAAGTTAATCAAGAGGAGCAACAACACTCTGGAAAaaccaaaaatgaaaaattgattTCTAAAGTGAAGGTATGATCTTCTGGTTTATATAAATTATGCATGCAAGTTGTTTGGTTAAATGTTATTGTAAAGAGTCAGTATTGGCAAATGTTaagaatttgatttttgttaaatataaaGAATACAAAAAATAAGTTGATAGCTACGTACCCGTATTATTAATTTAGTGAATCTTGTGTTTCTATATATAGTTTGTAGCTTTtgactttttaatattatcaaaaaaaattgataaattagcTGTAACTCAGTTTGTGTatttctataaaataaatttagttaagCTATATTTAAAACCTATCGCTATAAATTATGccattagaatttaattttatataattactatATTAACTCTTAATACAGGATTGGACTCTTTTAACTGAGCAAGATGCTCACTTTGTTTGTAGAGTTGGACATGAGATTGGGGGAGATGTTGTtgcaaacattaaaaaaaacattgtcAGAATCTCAAATTGAATTGTTTCGGAAAAGTTGTTTTGGTTCGTATCTGGATTTACAAGATTTGAAATTTCATCATCAATTGGTTCATAACTTGTTGTTAAGAGAAGTGAAACAACCTAGAGAATATGAGTTATGGATCAAAATTAGTAACACATTATTAAGATTTAGTTTAGATAAATTTGCATTGGTTACAGGGCTGAAATGTACTGGTATGTGTAACAAAAACAATTTTTCTATGACTGTTCATGGTTTAAAGGATAGATATTTTGGTGGTTTGAAAACAGTTAGTAAACAATCTATTGAGGATCGATTTTTGTTGAAGGGTTTTGAATCAGATGCTGATGCTTTCAAGTTGtcgattttatattttattcagTGTTTTCTTTTTAACAATGTTCGACATTGTAAAGTTAAAGAGATTGATTATGATATTGTTGATAGCCTTGGCTTTGAAATGTATCCTTGGGGATTAGATGCTTTCTATGCTACTATTGAACCTTTGAAGCGGAAATATATTGGTAAGAAGAAAGCTGCTGCAAGTATGTCGACAAGTATATTAGAAAATTATGTGTTTTATAGGCTTAATGGGTTTCCTTTAGCCTTCCAAATCTGGTTCTTTGAATGTTGTTCAGCTGTTAATGGATTGTTTGCTTATTCATCGGGGGTTGCTATTCCTCGAACTTTGAAATGAAGTTGCAATGAATCGGAAAAATTCACATTTTACAAGAGAAATTTATTAAGCTTAAAGGAAAGTGGTGTAAgcttttttaaaatcatttttatttacaagattattttataaattttattaataattaatatcttatttagtttgttactatttttttttttaaattctgctttttgtttctttttttattatagcaTACAATTTCAAATTCAACACCAAGTGCTGAAGAGAGAGTTAGACTGGATTTGAATGGTCTTTTTGATAAATGAAAAGGGAAGAGAAGTCAAGAGTCGAAGGTTAAACCTGTTATATATGATGACGTTGATGATGACGATGATTTTTTTGATGATATGCCCTTATCCATGCGTCgttcaattttataaaacacATCTAAATCTATCGGCATTGTCGATTTGAGAAAGGAAATTAAAGTTCTTTCTGCAAATCAAATGAGATTGTGTACAGAGATAAAAGAGTTGAAGTCTTTTATTGAAGTCAAATTTGCTCAAGTTATGGATATCATTTCAGCTGCAATGAACCAAAAAGAAGGTGACTGTGCTGGACGAAGTGAAGCTTGTTTGAAGGTGAGTTTcattttgttatattatttagaaacaaattataatttttatattcatataatttgTAATTTACATATGTGGGTGAATTGTATTAGTttgatgagttttttttttgaattcatcaaatttcattaaatcgaatatgaaacagttacatttgtaagaaattcgggataatttgaaaacgaaacccgatgacctgacatggaacagacaacatgctgtctgattcgcagatcttacttacgaaaacaaaaattaattattaacagTTTCGCTAATTAAGTGCAATCTTCAATCAATCTTCGATCAAACTTCATCCATCACCCatcacccgcaaactcacaTCATCCGGTTCAACcaccacttgataactccttcataaaaaagagacagcaAACCTTCCACAGaggaaggacaacaaacctttcacaaagaaaggacaaaataaaacattcagaaaaaaaaacaaaacaatgaaaaataaataaacctaatatagctcataaacgatttcattttgttgttgatgatttTCAATTTATCTCCGCTTCTTGATAATTCAATTGCGCTTCGTTGATAAATCTTAATCTATcaagaaaaaatggaaaagaattggctatttattatatctatgaaattaaattaacatatgtaaagggatggctaccgtcaacagcaaaatcaaaccattgacggctgccggagaaaaaacaacaaaaaaactctaaacggctagggtttgctttgagagaaaagagaggTTTAGAGTTTTATTAGTTTGATGAGTTAGTTGATCATGAAGTTGGTAATAAAGAGGATGAGGATTTGAATTCTTATGGAGCAAAGAAGGTATTGAAATACCAATAATATATGTATTACATACATATTATTTCCATATGATATTACAGTCATTATTATTGAcactttatatatattatatttcattGTAGATTAATGATAATGTTGTTCCTAATGATGTATGCAATTTGGTGGATAAATTGAACTGTGATTTTGCAATTAAGGTACATAATttgtaattatatatttatatattatatttgtttatgATTGAGGAATTGAATATTGATTCGGGAAATAagttatttacttttttaattcattatttGGGTATTtatattagtatataaatttttatgcaATTTTACTAGTTGTATTTACAtaactaatttttacttttttacgACGTTAAGAATACCGATGAAAAAGATAGTATGAGAGATAGTGAAGAATTGAGAGCTTGTACAAAGACTCGTGATCTAGTTGTTAATGTAATTAAatgtatatatttgattatagTGTGTTGTTTTTATTGCTtctattaatattttcattattgGTTAGGATGAAGATTCTAAAATTGAAACAATGGAAGATGGAAGTTCATCTTGTTTTATTAATACTATTGATATTAACAATCTGGTTGATGTTGTGGATGCTGCTGagttaagttataaaaaaacagAGTCAAATATGGTATGTCATTTTGTATTGTTtacttatatattaattgttaagtcaaacttttattattattggatTAATTGTGGCTAAATAGTTTTTTTGCAGTCTAATTTGATTACGCCTCCTGTTATTTTGAAAAGACAAATTAAGCCTGCCAATATTTTGATGTCTCCATATGTTAACAAATATGGGTCATCTGATAAATCTGTCTGCATATTTTCTCATATAGACATCGTGCAAGGTATTTTCCCATTTGATGATAAGATTGGCCAAGATATCGACTTTGGAATTCTTGAATAATTCCATAATTGGATTGATAAACGTGCTCAAGGTGGGAAAAAGAggtgaattttatttttttataaatttatgttaGTTCTTTAATTAGattcttatatttattttaatttgtttaggCCAAAAATTTACACCGAAGAGGATAATAGTTTAAGTCCTCCATTTCATTTTGGTGTAGCTACCATAGCTGAAAAATTTTGGTTTCATACTTTGGTATATGCGGGGGGGCCTTTTTCAGAATCTGTAAGTAATGTATATTATGTAATTTGAGTTGTTGTTAATGGGTAGTTGAAAACTGATTTAGTCGATATTTTTAATTGCAGCACATCGATGTCATTTTCTACTATTTGAGAAAAAAGGGAAGTATTCCAATTCTGTGAAGTTGATATTTACTACTACAGATGtcaagacccaaattattgagccgagaccggcgctagagaaagGGAGTGTTAGctctggaacccgtagcaagcctaaaatcactgtaaatttttcgcgaataaaatatattattataaacaaaacattttcaaaaaacTTCTTTAATAATATAATCACAAATATCAAAGTCTTGTATTCCCTTTCTGAAAACATGTTCGAAACGCTTCttagaaatcagggtcttaccgagcgatatctcatatccagcactaccctgtttctagtcacaatcataaccaattccactcacggcAATTGGTACCAATTTCAAACGGATATAACACCTTTTCATAATAAATCTCATTTATAAATCATGTCAGAGTTTACTATacaaaataccgtttgaaatcaaatcataaaccttagTTTGACACCTACTGattactgcagctctaaggatttgtactttgtgcaagtcaaaagactttcaacacaaaggagatggtctgtctgatccgactctgatcACCTGAAACAAAACACTGTGAGgaggtcagtattttgggaaatacttaGTGAGCTTGCATGCTACCAAcggtattattaaaaacataacatcgcatacgATAAAAGCTCATATATACAAATCGATACacgatatcaaaatataacataatctaGTAAATAATACtccaagtattagatccgattgaaaccctaatcacgATACTCAATACGATCTATAATTTCATACGATTCATAACGATAACAATCGATTCGATCGATCCAATTGGTAGGGTCCCCAGacagttcaaccgagttaaacctctacCGTCGCTTGATCCCAAGATGTGGgttccgagatagttcaaccgagttaaacccacta is part of the Mercurialis annua linkage group LG3, ddMerAnnu1.2, whole genome shotgun sequence genome and encodes:
- the LOC126671877 gene encoding vacuolar protein sorting-associated protein 54, chloroplastic isoform X3, producing MDSKPSHSQLGRSPQDSPTSSTLAKSVSDVGIQSLSSILNNPHVGKSGVYSAEGSWTAWWSSSSSASVPPPEFTPLIAKSSELTRSDFKPYLSSISESYSRFEDIQEHNTKENSNIGQDITSSNNSNYSGQGEALVACLREVPALYFKEDFRLEDGPTFRAACPFSNVSENVVLQEKLSQYLDVVELHLVKEISLRSNSFFEAQGQLQDLNVKIVEGCSRIRELKETIRLLDKDLVESARNIQELNVNRSDLLGLQHKLRVILYVNQALSALKLLVASADCSGALDVTDDLQHMLDGDELTGLHCFRHLRDHVATSIDSINSILSAEFMHSAIHDAVNTDEVIISKAKVRDSRFTNGRDVDQVTLDEEETSNFRDRLLPHIVGLLRTAKLPTVLRMYRDTLTADMKTAIKNAVAELLPILMARPLESDFSTGDRTVEADGGNLSLATKLKSLSSESFVQLLSAIFKIVAAHLLRAAEVKKAIEWIMCNLDGHYAADSVAAAIVIGAAAAEIAQENDSLGGPIAPFLSQRNAGKAPSSQGKTNDAASPSNMTRNFRADVLRENAEAVFAACDAAHGRWAKLLGVRALLHPKLRLQEFLSIHMITQEFITATERIGGRLGYSIRGTLQSQAKAFVDIQHEMRMTKLKAVLDQETWVEVDVPDEFQVIVSSLFSSETLISGDLDDAQGEVVTSNDGPLVTDTEVQNAQQPVRMDSSEISLQNAAEVKSSPSSEATESNNTGVTISSTQSNTNAKDRGKPAAQTLMCGGVGYHMVNCGLILLKMLSEYIDMNNFLPALSSEVVQRVVEILKFFNTRTCQLVLGAGAMQVSGLKSITSKHLALASQVVSCTYAIIPGVFFSSKYLRQERHYCSSRLIV